The proteins below are encoded in one region of Triticum aestivum cultivar Chinese Spring chromosome 1B, IWGSC CS RefSeq v2.1, whole genome shotgun sequence:
- the LOC123104009 gene encoding subtilisin-chymotrypsin inhibitor-2B: protein MCYANKVSRTAQLNHRPSARPSARRRPSINRATKMSSSDDIAGGKKTSWPEVVGLTIKEAKEIILKDKPDADIVVVPVGSAVTEDLRPNRVRIFVGTVAETPHVG, encoded by the exons ATGTGTTATGCAAATAAAGTCTCACGCACTGCGCAACTCAATCATCGGCCGTCCGCGCGTCCATCAGCTCGGAGAAGACCGTCCATTAATCG TGCTACGAAGATGAGTTCCTCCGACGACATCGCCGGTGGAAAGAAGACTTCGTGGCCGGAGGTGGTCGGGCTGACCATCAAGGAGGCCAAGGAGATCATCCTCAAGGACAAGCCCGACGCCGACATCGTCGTGGTGCCGGTCGGCTCCGCCGTGACCGAGGACTTGAGGCCCAACCGTGTCCGCATCTTCGTGGGCACCGTCGCCGAGACCCCCCACGTTGGATAG